The Oncorhynchus gorbuscha isolate QuinsamMale2020 ecotype Even-year unplaced genomic scaffold, OgorEven_v1.0 Un_scaffold_1521, whole genome shotgun sequence nucleotide sequence ACGATGTAGACCTTAGAGTGGTCGAAGGTACGCAGGACGTTGGGGGAGTCAGCCGTCAGGTAGACCAGGTCGTCCCGGGGGAACAGGTCCACGTGACGTCGCTCTGTGGAGGTGATGAGGAGGCGCTCCCAGGCCTCGGCGCCGTAGCGTTTAACCAGCTCCCTGTGGTAACCCCCGTCCGGCTGCAAGTTACAGAAGTGTAGGTGGAAGGGGTCCGGGGCTCGGCGgttccacccctccacctccatcagctGGGACACAGTGTTCTCCACCTCCCGACGCGCCATCTGCTGTTCGTAGGACATATCGAACACCAGCGGCTGGCCGAACACCATGGCCTGGGCCGACCTCCAACCCAGCAGCTTGTCCAGGGAACGACCCCAGAACTGGAGAAGGAAAGTGTTCCTCagttcaccctcctctcctctcacaccgCCAGGCCTGATCCTATCGTCCTCCAGAAACCTCTCGCTCCTctctgccttcttcttctcctgtttctGCTTGTGGTTGTTCTTGTGGCCCTCCTTGATGGCCAGGTACTTCAGATACTTCTTCTTGGAGGACTTGGTTTGGAACTCGGCCAGGATCCCCAGCTCCTCGTCAGTCATGATCTCTGGCACCAGCTTCCCAGCCTGACGCCACATCACTATCAGCTCTCTGGTGGCCTCCAGTGGGGAGACCTCCTCCTGCCCTGCAACACCTCCTCCTGGTCCTGAAGGAGCAGCACCACCACCTCCCTGTTTCTCCGCCTCCACCGCTGGGACCTGAAACCTCATCACAGACTTCCATATGTCCAGGTCCAGTTTCTCTTCAGTCTGATCTTCTTTAGACTGAGGGAGGGGTACGTCTTTTCTTAGTGTGGCCCCAGTATAGAGAGGCCGTTTTAGGGGTGCAGAGTGGTGGGGTGGGAGAAGGCAGGTGAGTGGTAGCTGTTTATTTGCGACA carries:
- the LOC124023160 gene encoding tRNA methyltransferase 10 homolog C-like; the encoded protein is MYHQTIEMMRFITPPLLNELRRRLSLLSTVANKQLPLTCLLPPHHSAPLKRPLYTGATLRKDVPLPQSKEDQTEEKLDLDIWKSVMRFQVPAVEAEKQGGGGAAPSGPGGGVAGQEEVSPLEATRELIVMWRQAGKLVPEIMTDEELGILAEFQTKSSKKKYLKYLAIKEGHKNNHKQKQEKKKAERSERFLEDDRIRPGGVRGEEGELRNTFLLQFWGRSLDKLLGWRSAQAMVFGQPLVFDMSYEQQMARREVENTVSQLMEVEGWNRRAPDPFHLHFCNLQPDGGYHRELVKRYGAEAWERLLITSTERRHVDLFPRDDLVYLTADSPNVLRTFDHSKVYIVGSMVDRSIQSGLSLANAKRLQLNTARLPLDDFLQWETGAKNLTLDQMIRILLTLKESGRWEEALEHVPKRKHDGFYQEKPQQDRDRGSDKDRRFSGRTRGDTGFRAGDSDQAIRTGDRGDSDRAVRTGDRGDSDRAVRTGDRGDSDRAVRTGDRGDSDRAVRTGDSDRAVRTGDRDSMEEWRQKQMNGVVRERGSTRRHRDSVFSSRDTVAVSKEAAGDAENRQTTTRVRTSLKTKMEDRNSTAKSRKKLQEEE